From a single Couchioplanes caeruleus genomic region:
- a CDS encoding 4'-phosphopantetheinyl transferase family protein: MIERILPAAVRSAYALDDPPAATLFAEEAALVANAVPKRRNEFTTARHCARQALAALGVPPAPILPGNRGAPTWPPGIVGSLTHCAGYRAAAVARTADVIGIGIDAENHGPLPDGVLDLVALPAERKDLAELAGSHPETHWERLLFSAKESIYKVWFPCTGEWLGFEEASVTFDPEAGAFSARILRDGPLPSVTGRFLVADGIVLTAIVLTPA; this comes from the coding sequence ATGATCGAGCGCATCCTGCCCGCGGCTGTCCGCTCGGCGTACGCCCTCGACGACCCGCCCGCGGCCACCCTGTTCGCGGAGGAGGCCGCGCTGGTGGCCAACGCCGTACCCAAGCGCCGCAACGAGTTCACGACCGCCCGGCACTGCGCCCGCCAGGCCCTCGCCGCCCTCGGCGTCCCGCCCGCGCCGATCCTGCCCGGCAACCGCGGCGCGCCGACCTGGCCGCCGGGCATCGTCGGCAGCCTCACCCACTGCGCCGGCTACCGGGCGGCGGCGGTCGCCCGGACGGCGGACGTCATCGGCATCGGCATCGACGCCGAGAACCACGGCCCGCTGCCCGACGGCGTCCTCGACCTGGTGGCGCTGCCGGCCGAACGCAAGGACCTGGCCGAGCTGGCGGGCTCGCACCCGGAGACGCACTGGGAACGGTTGCTGTTCAGCGCGAAGGAATCGATCTACAAGGTCTGGTTCCCGTGTACGGGGGAGTGGCTCGGGTTCGAGGAGGCCTCGGTGACCTTCGACCCGGAGGCCGGGGCATTCTCGGCGCGGATTCTGCGCGACGGGCCGCTCCCCTCGGTGACCGGGCGGTTCCTGGTGGCGGACGGGATCGTGCTGACCGCCATCGTGCTCACCCCTGCCTGA
- a CDS encoding iron chelate uptake ABC transporter family permease subunit, which produces MAALAAVAALSVAVGTKSIPLGTVWDALDGHASVPGRAEDVRIILDLRIPRTLIGLAAGVALGLAGALMQALTRNPLADPGILGINAGAAAAVVLAIRVLGVASLTGYIWFAFAGAASAFAVVYLLGTRGRSGASPERLALAGAAVGAALLAVVNAVALLDATTFDRYRLWQVGALAGRDLSVLYGVLPFIAAGTLITLALGPSLNVVALGEDTARALGANLNRTRLLSAVAVVLLCGAATAAVGPIAFVGLAVPHIARTLVGPDQRWLLPYSLVLAPILLLLADIAGRVLMRPGELQAGLVTAFVGAPVFLAVILRRRIVPL; this is translated from the coding sequence GTGGCGGCGCTGGCGGCCGTCGCGGCGCTCAGCGTCGCGGTCGGCACCAAGTCGATCCCGCTCGGCACCGTCTGGGACGCCCTGGACGGGCACGCGAGCGTCCCGGGCCGCGCCGAGGACGTCCGCATCATCCTCGACCTGCGCATTCCCCGGACGCTCATCGGCCTCGCCGCCGGCGTCGCGCTCGGCCTGGCCGGCGCGCTCATGCAGGCGCTGACCCGCAACCCGCTCGCCGACCCCGGCATCCTCGGCATCAACGCCGGCGCCGCCGCGGCCGTCGTGCTCGCGATCCGCGTCCTCGGCGTCGCCTCGCTCACCGGCTACATCTGGTTCGCGTTCGCCGGGGCGGCGAGCGCGTTCGCCGTCGTCTACCTGCTCGGCACCCGCGGCCGCTCCGGCGCGTCCCCGGAACGCCTCGCGCTGGCCGGCGCGGCGGTCGGCGCCGCCCTGCTCGCCGTCGTCAACGCGGTCGCGCTGCTCGACGCCACGACCTTCGACCGCTACCGGCTCTGGCAGGTCGGCGCGCTCGCCGGCCGCGACCTCTCCGTCCTGTACGGGGTCCTGCCGTTCATCGCCGCCGGCACGCTGATCACCCTCGCGCTGGGGCCGTCGCTGAACGTCGTGGCGCTCGGCGAGGACACCGCCCGCGCGCTCGGCGCCAACCTCAACCGGACCCGGCTGCTGTCCGCCGTGGCCGTCGTCCTGCTCTGCGGGGCGGCCACCGCGGCGGTCGGGCCCATCGCGTTCGTCGGGCTCGCCGTGCCGCACATCGCCCGTACGCTCGTCGGGCCCGACCAGCGGTGGCTGCTGCCGTACTCGCTGGTGCTCGCCCCGATCCTGCTGCTGCTCGCCGACATCGCGGGCCGGGTGCTGATGCGCCCGGGCGAACTGCAGGCCGGACTGGTCACGGCGTTCGTCGGCGCGCCGGTCTTCCTCGCCGTCATCCTCCGCCGCCGTATCGTGCCGCTGTGA
- a CDS encoding aminoglycoside phosphotransferase family protein — protein MFPTVEPLGAGTEHTAYLVNGDLVIRFRRDPAGAGRVAAEARLLDFVAGFSPVPVPRPIFVDPAGGCMAWPRLPGVPLIGVQPCPEVAARLGALLAALHAVPPGQVADFAEMDDAPAEDWLEEARQQWPSVAGQVPAAYRPAVEAFLAAPAPEPAPAATLVFSHHDLGIEHVLVDPGTGAVTGVIDWSDAAVGDPARDHGLILRDLGPSALAAASPRDDQALIRRIWFYARCGLIADLAYGLETGRHEYATKSLTALSWLYQQ, from the coding sequence ATGTTTCCCACCGTGGAGCCGCTGGGCGCGGGAACGGAGCACACCGCGTACCTGGTGAACGGCGACCTCGTGATCCGTTTCCGCCGCGACCCGGCCGGGGCCGGGCGGGTGGCAGCGGAGGCGAGGCTGTTGGACTTCGTGGCGGGGTTCTCGCCGGTGCCCGTGCCCCGTCCCATCTTCGTGGACCCGGCCGGTGGCTGCATGGCCTGGCCGCGGCTGCCCGGCGTGCCTCTCATCGGCGTCCAACCCTGCCCGGAGGTGGCGGCGCGGCTGGGCGCTCTCCTCGCGGCCCTGCACGCCGTGCCGCCCGGGCAAGTCGCCGACTTCGCCGAGATGGACGACGCGCCGGCGGAGGATTGGCTGGAAGAGGCGCGGCAGCAGTGGCCATCGGTCGCGGGGCAGGTGCCGGCGGCGTACCGCCCGGCCGTCGAAGCCTTCCTGGCCGCGCCCGCCCCCGAGCCGGCGCCCGCGGCGACGCTGGTCTTCTCCCACCACGACCTGGGCATCGAGCACGTACTCGTCGACCCCGGCACGGGTGCGGTGACCGGCGTCATCGACTGGAGCGACGCGGCGGTGGGCGACCCGGCCCGGGACCACGGCCTGATCCTGCGCGACCTCGGCCCGTCCGCCCTCGCGGCCGCCTCGCCGCGGGACGATCAGGCCCTGATCCGGCGGATCTGGTTCTACGCGCGGTGCGGGCTCATCGCCGACCTCGCCTACGGCCTCGAAACCGGGCGCCACGAGTACGCCACGAAGAGCCTCACCGCGCTCTCCTGGCTCTACCAGCAATAG
- a CDS encoding ABC transporter ATP-binding protein, translating to MTSRLSGSGLTLAYDKRVVAASLDVTIPDGSFTVIVGPNACGKSTLLRALAGLLTPQQGSVVLDGKDIGSYRAKEVARRLGLLPQSATAPEGISVADLVARGRYPHQKLLRQWTPEDENQVAAAMEATGVTALADRAVDELSGGQRQRVWMAMVLAQQTGLLLLDEPTTYLDIAYQIDLLDLCADLNEQGRTLVAVLHDLNHACRYATHLIAMKDGRVVAAGDPGTVITADLVHDVYGLPCEVIPDPQTGTPLVVPAARSARGGRRPR from the coding sequence ATGACGTCACGGCTGTCCGGGTCGGGTCTGACCCTCGCGTACGACAAGCGCGTGGTCGCCGCGAGCCTCGACGTGACCATCCCCGACGGCTCGTTCACCGTCATCGTGGGCCCCAACGCCTGCGGCAAGTCCACATTGCTGCGCGCCCTCGCCGGGTTGCTCACCCCGCAGCAGGGTTCGGTGGTGCTGGACGGCAAAGACATCGGCTCGTACCGCGCCAAGGAGGTGGCCCGCCGCCTCGGCCTGCTCCCGCAGTCGGCGACGGCTCCGGAGGGGATCTCGGTCGCCGACCTGGTCGCCCGCGGCCGTTACCCGCACCAGAAGCTGCTGCGCCAGTGGACCCCGGAGGACGAGAACCAGGTCGCGGCGGCGATGGAGGCCACCGGCGTGACGGCGCTCGCGGACCGGGCGGTCGACGAGCTCTCCGGCGGCCAGCGGCAACGGGTCTGGATGGCGATGGTGCTCGCCCAGCAGACCGGCCTGCTACTGCTCGACGAGCCGACCACCTACCTCGACATCGCGTACCAGATCGACCTGCTGGACCTGTGCGCCGACCTCAACGAGCAGGGCCGCACGCTGGTCGCCGTCCTGCACGACCTCAACCACGCCTGCCGCTACGCCACCCACCTCATCGCGATGAAGGACGGGCGGGTGGTCGCGGCCGGCGACCCGGGCACGGTCATCACGGCGGACCTCGTCCACGACGTGTACGGCCTGCCGTGCGAGGTGATCCCCGACCCGCAGACCGGCACCCCGCTGGTGGTGCCGGCCGCCCGGTCGGCCCGGGGCGGCCGGCGGCCCCGCTGA
- a CDS encoding response regulator transcription factor has translation MTGPVRPIRVVLADDERLVRSGFRLLLDTEDDITVVGEATTGAEAVTQARALRPDVVLMDIRMPTMDGIQATREIAATPGLRGVHILILTTYDTDAYVYEGLEAGASGFLLKDAGSAELLHAIRVVAAGDALLAPGITRRLIAQFTARRTTDRAAAHRLAVLTDREREVVALVGQGLRNDEIGAALFLSPATARTHVSRAMVKLGARDRAQLVVIAYRTGLVTP, from the coding sequence GTGACCGGGCCGGTGCGGCCCATCAGAGTGGTGCTCGCCGACGACGAGCGTCTCGTACGGTCCGGCTTCCGGCTGCTGCTCGACACCGAGGACGACATCACCGTGGTCGGTGAGGCCACCACCGGCGCCGAAGCCGTGACGCAGGCCCGCGCCCTGCGTCCCGACGTCGTCCTCATGGACATCCGGATGCCGACGATGGACGGCATCCAGGCCACCCGCGAGATCGCCGCCACGCCCGGCCTGCGCGGCGTGCACATCCTGATCCTCACCACGTACGACACCGACGCCTACGTCTACGAAGGACTCGAGGCGGGGGCGAGCGGGTTCCTGCTCAAGGACGCCGGGTCCGCGGAACTGCTGCACGCCATCCGGGTGGTGGCCGCGGGGGACGCCCTGCTCGCACCGGGCATCACGCGCCGCCTCATCGCCCAGTTCACCGCGCGGCGTACGACCGACAGGGCGGCGGCGCACCGGCTCGCCGTCCTCACCGACCGGGAACGCGAGGTGGTGGCGCTCGTCGGTCAGGGGCTGCGCAACGACGAGATCGGGGCGGCGCTGTTCCTGAGCCCGGCGACCGCCCGTACGCACGTGAGCCGGGCCATGGTGAAGCTGGGTGCCCGCGACCGTGCGCAACTGGTGGTCATCGCGTACCGGACCGGGCTGGTCACCCCATGA
- a CDS encoding nitroreductase family deazaflavin-dependent oxidoreductase, which produces MPLTGEYAPSPSDWAREQAEKFEASRGAEANTLQGVPIILLTTVGARSGSLRKTPLMRVEHDGEYAVVASKGGAPTHPVWYHNIVKNPHVELQDGAENHDYLAREVSGEEREIWWERAVEVWPAYADYQKKTDRQIPVFVLTRM; this is translated from the coding sequence ATGCCACTGACCGGCGAGTACGCCCCCAGCCCGTCCGACTGGGCGCGCGAGCAGGCGGAGAAGTTCGAGGCCAGCCGCGGCGCCGAGGCCAACACCCTGCAGGGCGTGCCGATCATCCTGCTGACCACGGTGGGCGCGAGGTCCGGAAGCCTGCGCAAGACCCCGCTGATGCGCGTCGAGCACGACGGCGAGTACGCGGTCGTCGCCTCCAAGGGCGGCGCGCCGACCCACCCGGTCTGGTATCACAACATCGTCAAGAACCCGCACGTCGAGCTCCAGGACGGCGCGGAGAACCACGACTACCTGGCCCGCGAGGTCTCCGGCGAGGAGCGGGAGATCTGGTGGGAGCGCGCCGTCGAGGTGTGGCCGGCGTACGCGGACTATCAGAAGAAGACCGACCGCCAGATCCCGGTCTTCGTCCTCACCCGGATGTGA
- a CDS encoding VWA domain-containing protein, translating into MTDIDDPARRERLRRWRLVLGGPADESLGTAEGRDAQMDAALAALYDGTGENEGARTSRSAGLGGSAPKVARWLGDIREYFPSTVVQVMQADAIERLDLTRLLLEPEMLEAVEPDVHLVGTLLSLNRVMPEQTKDAARQVVRRVVADLEQRISQKTRAAISGALNRAARINRPKLTDIDWDRTIRANLKHYQAEHRTVIPERLVGYGRRTTAIQRDVVLCVDQSGSMAASVVFSGVFGAVLASMRSLKTSLVVFDTAVVDLTDQLADPVEVLFGTQLGGGTDINRAIAYGQQLITRPRDSIFVLISDLYEGGVRDQMLRRVAEMTAAGVQVVVLLALSDEGAPAYDHENAAALAAMGVPAFACTPDAFPDLMAAAIERRDLMAFAQRLAER; encoded by the coding sequence ATGACGGACATCGACGACCCGGCGCGGCGGGAGCGCCTGCGCCGGTGGCGGCTCGTGCTGGGCGGCCCGGCCGACGAGTCCCTGGGTACGGCGGAAGGCCGCGACGCGCAGATGGACGCCGCGCTGGCCGCCCTCTACGACGGTACGGGCGAGAACGAGGGCGCCCGTACGTCCCGGTCCGCGGGGCTGGGCGGGTCGGCGCCCAAGGTGGCCCGCTGGCTCGGCGACATCCGCGAGTACTTCCCCAGCACCGTCGTGCAGGTCATGCAGGCCGACGCGATCGAACGCCTCGACCTGACCCGGCTGCTGCTCGAACCGGAGATGCTCGAGGCGGTGGAACCGGACGTCCACCTCGTCGGGACGCTGCTGTCGCTCAACCGGGTCATGCCGGAACAGACGAAGGACGCGGCCCGCCAGGTGGTCCGCCGGGTCGTCGCGGACCTGGAACAGCGGATCAGCCAGAAGACCCGCGCGGCGATCAGCGGGGCGCTCAACCGCGCGGCCCGGATCAACCGTCCGAAGCTGACGGACATCGACTGGGACCGTACGATCCGCGCCAACCTCAAGCATTACCAGGCCGAGCACCGTACGGTCATCCCGGAACGCCTCGTCGGCTACGGCCGCCGCACCACCGCGATCCAGCGCGACGTCGTCCTCTGCGTCGACCAGTCCGGCTCGATGGCGGCCTCGGTCGTGTTCTCCGGCGTGTTCGGCGCGGTGCTCGCGTCGATGCGGTCGCTGAAGACGTCGCTGGTCGTCTTCGACACGGCGGTCGTCGACCTCACGGACCAGCTCGCCGACCCGGTGGAGGTGCTGTTCGGCACCCAGCTCGGCGGCGGCACCGACATCAACCGCGCCATCGCGTACGGCCAGCAGCTCATCACCCGCCCCCGCGACAGCATCTTCGTGCTGATCAGCGACCTGTACGAGGGCGGCGTCCGCGACCAGATGCTGCGCCGCGTGGCGGAGATGACGGCGGCCGGGGTCCAGGTCGTGGTACTGCTCGCGCTGTCGGACGAGGGCGCGCCGGCGTACGACCACGAGAACGCCGCGGCGCTGGCGGCCATGGGGGTGCCGGCGTTCGCATGCACGCCCGACGCGTTCCCGGATCTGATGGCGGCCGCCATCGAACGGCGGGACCTGATGGCCTTCGCGCAACGGCTCGCTGAGCGATAG
- a CDS encoding GNAT family N-acetyltransferase: MTIAYGWRAAFGNAELDALHAAGFGAEPQGTDWEARVHRHSLGWVCAYDGDRLVGFVNVPWDGGQHAFVLDTVVAADVRGAGVGTALVATAADRARRAGCRWLHVDFLPELSSFYLQACGFRQTAAGLLAL, from the coding sequence GTGACGATCGCGTACGGCTGGCGGGCCGCCTTCGGCAACGCCGAGCTCGACGCGTTGCACGCCGCGGGTTTCGGCGCCGAACCGCAGGGCACCGACTGGGAGGCCCGGGTGCACCGGCACAGCCTGGGCTGGGTCTGTGCGTACGACGGTGACCGGCTGGTCGGCTTCGTCAACGTGCCGTGGGACGGCGGGCAGCACGCGTTCGTGCTGGACACGGTCGTGGCCGCGGACGTGCGCGGCGCCGGGGTCGGCACGGCCCTGGTCGCCACCGCCGCCGATCGGGCCCGCCGGGCCGGCTGCCGCTGGCTGCACGTGGACTTCCTGCCGGAGCTGTCGTCGTTCTACCTGCAGGCGTGCGGTTTCCGGCAGACCGCCGCCGGACTACTAGCACTGTGA
- a CDS encoding FecCD family ABC transporter permease — protein MSRRLTLRAPGVALRLDLRTLGVTALLVVAAAAVVVWTVAAVGVRLPLADIAEILRGGGRRSDRFILLDLRLPRVTLAVLTGAAFGLSGAVFQSLSRNPLGSPDIVGFTTGAASGAVLAILVGGAGPGGAAAGAVVGGILTALIVYALASVGGGAIRRIVLVGIGISAMLVALNSYLIGRARLDAAQAAAVWLVGTLNGRTWEYVRLLALALLVLTPPLLLLGRRLRMLEMGDESARSLGVRVNRSRLILVLLAVAVCAVATAATGPVAFVALAAPQIAKRLTGSASLQLVPSAVTGALVMVLSDVVAQRLLAPAQLPVGVVTGAVGGAYLAWLLSVQWRKGS, from the coding sequence GTGAGCAGACGGCTGACCCTGCGCGCGCCGGGTGTCGCGCTGCGCCTCGACCTGCGCACCCTCGGCGTGACCGCGCTGCTGGTCGTCGCCGCGGCCGCCGTCGTGGTGTGGACGGTCGCGGCGGTGGGCGTACGCCTGCCGCTCGCCGACATCGCCGAGATCCTGCGCGGCGGCGGGCGCCGGTCGGACCGCTTCATCCTGCTCGACCTGCGGCTGCCCCGGGTCACCCTGGCCGTGCTCACCGGCGCGGCCTTCGGCCTGTCCGGTGCGGTCTTCCAGAGCCTGTCGCGCAACCCGCTGGGCAGCCCGGACATCGTCGGCTTCACCACCGGCGCCGCCTCGGGCGCGGTCCTCGCCATCCTCGTCGGCGGCGCCGGCCCCGGCGGGGCGGCGGCCGGTGCGGTCGTCGGCGGCATCCTCACCGCGCTGATCGTGTACGCCCTCGCGTCCGTCGGCGGTGGCGCGATCCGGCGCATCGTGCTCGTCGGCATCGGCATCAGCGCGATGCTCGTCGCCCTCAACAGCTACCTCATCGGCCGCGCCCGCCTCGACGCCGCCCAGGCCGCCGCGGTGTGGCTCGTCGGCACGCTCAACGGCCGCACCTGGGAGTACGTCCGCCTGCTCGCCCTGGCGCTGCTCGTGCTGACCCCGCCGCTGCTCCTGCTGGGCCGGCGGCTGCGGATGCTGGAGATGGGCGACGAGTCGGCCCGTTCGCTGGGCGTACGCGTGAACCGCTCCCGCCTGATCCTCGTCCTGCTGGCCGTGGCGGTCTGCGCGGTGGCGACGGCGGCGACCGGCCCGGTGGCGTTCGTGGCGCTGGCCGCGCCGCAGATCGCCAAGCGCCTCACCGGCTCGGCCTCGCTGCAGCTCGTGCCGTCCGCGGTCACCGGCGCGCTGGTGATGGTGCTCAGCGACGTCGTCGCGCAGCGGCTGCTGGCCCCCGCCCAGCTGCCCGTCGGCGTGGTCACCGGCGCGGTCGGCGGGGCGTACCTGGCCTGGCTGCTCAGCGTGCAATGGCGGAAGGGAAGCTGA
- a CDS encoding DUF6223 family protein, giving the protein MSYELGEGRLVPSIAALIALASVVVGGWALARARRAGDERAAAGAVVAGLVSAVVGGLHAANAAGGLGTGNGLAGAVVALVLGVIGTVVGALALTRIRTRVRQG; this is encoded by the coding sequence ATGTCGTACGAACTCGGCGAGGGGCGGCTGGTTCCGAGCATCGCCGCCCTGATCGCCCTCGCCAGTGTGGTGGTCGGCGGGTGGGCGCTGGCCCGGGCCCGCCGTGCCGGTGACGAGCGGGCCGCGGCCGGGGCGGTGGTGGCGGGTCTGGTCAGCGCCGTCGTCGGCGGTCTGCACGCCGCGAACGCCGCCGGTGGGCTCGGCACCGGCAACGGGCTGGCCGGGGCGGTGGTCGCCCTGGTCCTGGGAGTGATCGGCACGGTCGTCGGCGCCCTCGCGCTGACCCGGATCCGCACCCGTGTCAGGCAGGGGTGA
- a CDS encoding sensor histidine kinase has product MPYRPPAWAQDLLLALFVTVMQVQGTISRTHDDPVSVLRPLSDLGNLGYGLLITGGAVVVLRRRRPVAVFAVTALTSVTYYALDFPDGPGWLGLFVALYTVTARGDGRRSLFLAAAAITVLAVTWLVAAADIEPPAAIGWVFFRIGASVMSAALGESVRTRKVIAAEAVQRAELAERTREREARARVDEERLRIAREVHDTVAHAIAVINVQAGMTAHVLARGEVSGAAADGSAAGAGGGGVPDGGPPPGRAREALEIIEQTSSRALREMRTILGVLHGAGDGRAPHPGLGEIGELTTAARAAGLDVELAAPSPPPAVPTAVGSAVYRILQESITNVIRHAGPTRVTVAVDYDADAVRIRVTDEGPQEERATGPDPGEPGRGISGMRERCRLLGGDLDARPVGGGFAVTARLPLAPAEAVDA; this is encoded by the coding sequence ATGCCGTACCGCCCGCCCGCCTGGGCGCAGGACCTGTTGCTGGCGCTCTTCGTCACCGTCATGCAGGTCCAGGGCACGATCTCGCGTACGCACGACGATCCGGTGTCGGTGCTGCGCCCGCTGTCCGACCTCGGCAACCTCGGCTACGGACTGCTGATCACCGGGGGAGCGGTCGTGGTCCTGCGCCGCCGCCGGCCCGTCGCGGTCTTCGCCGTGACCGCGCTGACCAGCGTCACGTACTACGCCCTCGACTTCCCGGACGGCCCCGGCTGGCTCGGCCTGTTCGTGGCCCTCTACACCGTCACCGCCCGCGGCGACGGCCGCCGCTCGCTGTTCCTCGCCGCGGCGGCGATCACCGTCCTGGCAGTGACCTGGCTGGTCGCCGCGGCCGACATCGAACCCCCGGCGGCCATCGGCTGGGTGTTCTTCCGGATCGGCGCGTCGGTGATGAGCGCGGCGCTGGGGGAGAGCGTCCGTACGCGAAAGGTCATCGCGGCCGAAGCGGTGCAGCGGGCCGAGCTGGCGGAACGGACCCGGGAGCGGGAGGCCCGCGCCCGGGTCGACGAGGAGAGGCTGCGGATCGCCCGGGAGGTCCACGACACCGTGGCGCACGCCATCGCGGTGATCAACGTCCAGGCGGGAATGACGGCCCACGTCCTCGCCCGCGGCGAGGTTTCCGGCGCCGCTGCAGACGGCAGCGCTGCGGGCGCGGGTGGCGGCGGTGTTCCGGACGGGGGGCCGCCACCGGGCCGCGCCCGGGAGGCCCTGGAGATCATCGAGCAGACCAGCTCCCGGGCGCTGCGGGAGATGCGGACCATCCTCGGGGTGCTGCACGGCGCCGGCGACGGACGGGCCCCGCACCCCGGCCTCGGCGAGATCGGCGAGCTCACGACCGCGGCGCGGGCGGCCGGGCTCGACGTCGAACTGGCGGCGCCGTCCCCACCTCCGGCCGTACCGACCGCCGTGGGCAGCGCCGTGTACCGGATCCTGCAGGAGTCGATCACCAACGTGATCCGCCATGCCGGTCCCACCCGGGTCACGGTCGCCGTGGACTACGACGCCGATGCCGTGCGGATCCGGGTGACGGATGAGGGCCCCCAGGAGGAGCGTGCCACCGGTCCGGATCCCGGCGAGCCCGGCCGGGGGATCTCCGGGATGCGCGAACGATGCCGGCTGCTGGGCGGCGACCTCGACGCCCGCCCGGTCGGCGGCGGGTTCGCGGTCACCGCCCGGCTGCCACTGGCACCGGCCGAGGCAGTGGACGCGTGA